In Campylobacter sp. VBCF_01 NA2, one DNA window encodes the following:
- the atpE gene encoding ATP synthase F0 subunit C, with translation MKKVLVLLFALCGAAFAGEELSAYTQIVSYSAIAVGIVLGFAALGGAVGMGNAANATILGIARNPSVASKLSTTMYISLAMIEAQVIYALVIAFILLFANPFVTDALTKAAA, from the coding sequence ATGAAAAAAGTTTTGGTTTTACTTTTCGCGCTTTGTGGCGCAGCATTCGCAGGTGAGGAGCTTAGCGCTTATACTCAAATCGTATCATACTCAGCAATCGCTGTTGGTATCGTTCTTGGTTTTGCCGCTCTTGGTGGTGCTGTTGGTATGGGTAATGCAGCTAATGCAACAATCCTTGGTATCGCTCGCAACCCAAGCGTAGCTAGCAAACTATCAACTACAATGTATATTTCGCTAGCGATGATCGAAGCACAAGTTATTTATGCGCTTGTTATCGCATTTATCTTGCTTTTCGCTAATCCTTTTGTTACAGACGCTCTTACAAAAGCAGCTGCGTAA
- a CDS encoding 2-isopropylmalate synthase, which produces MDKNKIIIFDTTLRDGEQSPGASMNTEEKIRLALQLEKLGVDVIEAGFAAASPGDFDAINQIAKATSKIRVCSLSRALENDIKAAAQAIAPAKFQRIHTFIATSPIHMEFKLKMKPDEVIKRAVAAVQYAKTFTDDVEFSCEDACRSDVGFMKEICEAVIGVGATTINLPDTVGYRLPNEIYAIFKEMVEFIDGRAIVSAHNHNDLGLATANTLACIEAGARQVECTINGLGERAGNTALEEIAMVVKTRNDHFSPLYTDINFKEIYPSSRLVASITGIEPQPNKAIVGKNAFAHESGIHQDGVLKHRETYEIMKADDIGLDKNSLVLGKHSGRHAFKDKLISLGYELDDEQLQVAFEKFKILADSKKDVYDEDLRELVNDEFMGAKTKAYEIALLSSNGCNKGHASAAVTLNHDKILLSDSALGNGGVDAIFKAIDRISKVSGELKDYQVKAVSKGKDALAKVTVKVEFEGTGAIMGHGLDVDTMLASAKAYVGALNTYLASKK; this is translated from the coding sequence ATGGATAAAAATAAAATTATTATTTTTGATACGACATTGCGCGACGGCGAGCAAAGCCCGGGCGCTTCGATGAATACAGAAGAAAAAATCCGCCTTGCACTCCAATTAGAAAAACTCGGCGTCGATGTTATCGAGGCTGGGTTTGCGGCGGCTAGTCCGGGGGATTTCGACGCGATTAATCAAATCGCAAAGGCTACTAGCAAGATTAGGGTTTGCTCGCTCTCTCGCGCGCTCGAAAACGATATAAAGGCCGCAGCGCAGGCTATTGCGCCGGCAAAATTTCAGCGCATACACACCTTCATCGCCACTAGCCCGATTCACATGGAATTTAAGCTAAAAATGAAGCCTGATGAGGTCATAAAACGCGCAGTTGCGGCTGTGCAATACGCGAAGACTTTCACAGACGATGTGGAGTTTAGTTGCGAGGATGCGTGCAGAAGCGATGTGGGCTTTATGAAGGAAATTTGCGAGGCGGTTATCGGCGTGGGCGCAACTACGATAAATTTACCAGACACCGTGGGATATCGCCTACCAAATGAAATTTACGCAATTTTTAAAGAAATGGTCGAATTTATAGATGGTAGAGCGATTGTATCAGCGCACAATCACAACGATTTAGGGCTTGCCACAGCAAACACACTAGCGTGCATTGAAGCTGGCGCGCGCCAAGTCGAATGCACTATAAATGGCCTTGGCGAGAGGGCTGGAAATACTGCGCTCGAAGAGATTGCAATGGTCGTAAAAACCAGAAATGACCATTTCTCGCCACTTTATACGGATATAAATTTCAAAGAAATTTATCCTTCAAGCCGTTTGGTCGCAAGTATCACAGGTATCGAACCGCAGCCAAATAAGGCAATCGTGGGCAAAAACGCCTTCGCGCACGAAAGCGGAATCCATCAAGACGGCGTTTTAAAACACCGCGAAACTTACGAGATTATGAAGGCTGATGATATCGGGCTGGATAAAAACTCTCTCGTGCTTGGCAAACACAGCGGACGCCACGCTTTCAAGGACAAATTAATCTCCCTTGGCTACGAGTTAGACGACGAGCAATTGCAAGTAGCATTTGAGAAATTTAAAATTTTAGCCGATAGCAAAAAAGATGTCTATGATGAGGATTTAAGAGAGCTTGTAAATGACGAATTTATGGGTGCGAAAACCAAAGCTTACGAGATTGCGCTTCTTAGCTCAAATGGCTGCAACAAAGGCCACGCAAGCGCGGCTGTTACGCTAAATCATGATAAAATTTTGCTAAGCGATAGCGCGCTTGGAAATGGTGGGGTCGATGCGATTTTTAAAGCGATTGATCGCATAAGCAAGGTTAGCGGTGAGCTCAAAGATTATCAAGTCAAGGCCGTATCCAAAGGCAAAGATGCTCTTGCCAAAGTAACCGTTAAGGTCGAATTTGAGGGCACTGGCGCGATTATGGGGCATGGGCTTGATGTCGATACAATGCTAGCCTCAGCCAAGGCCTATGTCGGCGCACTAAATACATATTTAGCTTCGAAAAAATAA
- the pssA gene encoding CDP-diacylglycerol--serine O-phosphatidyltransferase — protein MEEERGKLVYILPNLFTAASIFLAMLSIFASINGHYASAIAYIIFSLIFDGLDGRVARLTHTTSKFGVEFDSLADIVAFGVAPAVLFYFVIGKDYGQVGTLISALYVIFGAVRLARFNVTVGTYEPNVFIGLPIPTAAITIAVWIGIYLKYEVSSVWGGVFIIGMAILSFLMVSNIRFPSFKKINLKRPNAIKILVLLIVVFFSCLYLFKLEFPAFIILLYIGYGLVRAGLTLIGVKFNKQSKEN, from the coding sequence ATGGAAGAAGAAAGAGGAAAATTAGTATATATTTTGCCAAATCTTTTCACCGCGGCTAGTATATTTTTGGCAATGCTAAGCATTTTTGCCTCGATAAACGGGCATTATGCTAGCGCGATTGCGTATATAATTTTTTCTTTGATTTTTGACGGACTTGACGGGCGCGTGGCAAGGCTCACGCACACGACAAGCAAATTTGGCGTAGAATTTGACAGCCTTGCCGATATAGTGGCGTTTGGCGTGGCACCAGCGGTGCTGTTTTATTTCGTCATCGGCAAGGATTATGGGCAGGTCGGCACGCTAATTAGCGCGCTGTATGTGATTTTCGGTGCTGTGAGGCTAGCGAGATTTAATGTCACCGTGGGCACCTACGAGCCAAATGTTTTCATCGGTTTGCCGATCCCAACTGCGGCTATTACGATTGCTGTGTGGATTGGGATTTACCTCAAATACGAGGTTTCGTCTGTGTGGGGTGGCGTATTTATCATTGGCATGGCAATTTTGTCGTTTTTAATGGTTAGTAATATCCGCTTCCCAAGCTTTAAAAAGATAAATTTAAAACGGCCAAATGCGATTAAAATTTTGGTTTTACTCATTGTGGTGTTTTTTTCGTGTCTGTATCTTTTCAAGCTCGAATTCCCTGCATTTATCATTTTGCTATACATAGGATATGGGCTCGTGCGCGCGGGGCTAACGCTTATCGGGGTTAAATTTAACAAACAAAGCAAAGAGAACTAA
- the ftsH gene encoding ATP-dependent zinc metalloprotease FtsH: MNNQNNKNQQNGGGNFFNKNPIGMFVVFALILIVIFRAISPNGGGFGEGATLGNLGVGQTRNVSYSELKSQLKTAQISMVSIGKTTIKAQSGDTMYVAQRVDDNELVSILESRNIPYGAYNETNLLTDLLFSWVLPLVIFFGIWMFLANRMQKNMGSGMLGIGSSKNLMSAEKPNVKFSDVAGVEEAKEEVKEIVDFLKNPERYISLGAKIPKGVLLVGPPGTGKTLLAKAVAGEADVPFFSISASSFIEMFVGVGASRVRDLFETAKKQAPAIVFIDEIDAIGKSRNSGGIGGGNDEREQTLNQLLAEMDGFGTESSPVIVLAATNRPETLDAALLRPGRFDRQVLVDRPDYDGRIAILKVHMRDVKFARDIDIEDIARLTVGFAGADLANIINEAALLAGREAKKEVEQKDLLEAIERVAIGLEKKSRRVNPVEKKIVAYHESGHALIAELTKGAMPVSKVTIVPRGLGAAGYTLNSPFENRFLHQRYEIFAEIDVLLSGRAAEEVFLGEITDGASNDLQRATDWLKFMAAKVGMTEELGLIVLEKQQYSFLNGGQSIKDYSEETAVKIDNYVRTKLDERYKAVKETLRVYAPAIEEMVKTLYEKETVAGEVIVEIIDKFEKENNLPTRLVRNLAKENPEEEA, encoded by the coding sequence ATGAATAATCAAAATAACAAAAATCAACAAAACGGCGGAGGAAATTTTTTCAACAAAAATCCTATTGGTATGTTTGTGGTTTTTGCGCTGATTTTAATTGTGATTTTTAGGGCAATTAGCCCAAATGGTGGCGGTTTTGGCGAGGGTGCGACCCTTGGAAATTTGGGCGTGGGACAGACTAGAAATGTCAGCTACTCAGAGCTAAAATCACAGCTTAAAACAGCTCAAATTTCAATGGTTTCTATCGGCAAAACCACGATAAAAGCTCAAAGTGGCGATACAATGTATGTGGCTCAAAGGGTCGATGATAACGAGCTCGTGAGTATTTTAGAGAGCAGAAATATCCCTTATGGCGCATATAACGAAACAAATTTACTCACAGATTTGCTTTTTAGCTGGGTTTTACCGCTTGTGATTTTCTTTGGAATTTGGATGTTTTTGGCCAATCGTATGCAAAAAAATATGGGTAGCGGTATGCTAGGAATCGGCAGTTCGAAAAATTTAATGAGCGCAGAGAAGCCAAATGTCAAATTTAGCGATGTCGCCGGTGTCGAAGAGGCCAAAGAAGAGGTCAAAGAGATAGTCGATTTCCTCAAAAACCCTGAGCGATACATAAGCTTAGGAGCGAAAATCCCAAAAGGCGTCTTGCTCGTAGGCCCTCCTGGCACAGGTAAGACACTGCTTGCAAAGGCTGTTGCAGGAGAAGCAGATGTGCCGTTTTTTTCGATTTCGGCTTCTAGCTTTATAGAGATGTTTGTGGGCGTGGGCGCAAGTAGGGTTAGAGATTTGTTTGAAACAGCCAAAAAACAGGCGCCCGCGATTGTTTTTATCGATGAGATTGACGCGATTGGAAAAAGTAGAAATTCAGGCGGAATCGGCGGTGGAAACGACGAGAGGGAGCAGACCTTAAATCAACTTTTGGCAGAAATGGACGGCTTTGGCACAGAGTCTAGCCCAGTCATCGTCCTAGCAGCGACAAACCGCCCAGAGACGCTTGACGCTGCGCTTTTGCGTCCGGGTAGATTTGATAGGCAGGTTTTGGTCGATAGACCTGATTATGACGGCAGAATCGCGATTTTAAAGGTGCATATGAGAGATGTCAAATTTGCCCGCGATATCGATATCGAAGATATTGCGCGCCTTACCGTGGGCTTTGCGGGAGCGGATTTGGCAAATATCATAAACGAAGCCGCGCTTTTGGCAGGTCGAGAGGCGAAAAAAGAGGTCGAGCAAAAAGATCTGCTCGAAGCAATCGAACGCGTGGCGATAGGACTAGAAAAAAAATCGCGCCGCGTAAATCCTGTGGAGAAAAAAATCGTCGCCTATCACGAAAGCGGTCATGCGCTCATCGCCGAGCTTACCAAAGGCGCAATGCCAGTTAGCAAGGTTACGATTGTTCCGCGCGGGCTTGGCGCAGCTGGATATACGCTAAATTCGCCGTTTGAAAATAGATTTTTGCACCAAAGATATGAAATTTTCGCTGAAATCGATGTTTTACTCTCTGGGCGAGCTGCTGAGGAGGTCTTTTTAGGCGAGATTACAGACGGGGCTAGTAATGATTTACAGCGCGCGACTGATTGGCTAAAATTTATGGCAGCCAAGGTCGGTATGACAGAAGAGCTAGGCTTAATCGTGCTTGAAAAACAGCAATATTCGTTTTTAAACGGTGGTCAGAGCATTAAGGATTACAGCGAGGAAACAGCGGTAAAAATCGACAACTATGTCCGCACAAAGCTCGATGAACGCTACAAAGCTGTGAAAGAGACCTTGCGAGTTTATGCGCCTGCAATCGAGGAAATGGTAAAAACTCTGTATGAAAAAGAGACCGTCGCTGGTGAGGTTATCGTGGAGATTATCGATAAATTTGAAAAAGAAAACAACTTGCCGACGCGTTTGGTGCGAAATTTAGCCAAAGAAAATCCAGAAGAAGAGGCGTAA
- a CDS encoding 50S ribosomal protein L11 methyltransferase: MKEFYNEMSVKSQNGLEFFKDFVFELGISCIEEREGEFIVRDEDSLEMVKFALIEFKEALQKSTGAQISLEIEISQKKNQDWINEYKKGVEPIEVGKFYVRPSWCESRAGLIDILIDPALAFGSGHHESTNMCLQILSEITKEGAKALDVGCGSGILSIAMKKLGANVSACDTDEQATDASVQNAQKNGVSLDKIWTGSIAGAGEKYDLVVANIIADVILILASDLKNALNPGAHLVLSGILENYKDRIKSAFSDLRFVKMEQKNEWCSFVYEKGENE; encoded by the coding sequence ATGAAAGAATTTTATAATGAAATGAGTGTAAAGAGCCAAAATGGCTTGGAATTTTTTAAAGATTTTGTCTTTGAGCTTGGGATTTCGTGCATAGAAGAGCGCGAGGGCGAGTTTATCGTGCGCGACGAGGATAGCCTAGAAATGGTGAAATTCGCGCTAATCGAATTTAAAGAAGCCTTGCAAAAATCCACAGGGGCGCAAATTTCGCTAGAAATCGAAATTTCGCAAAAGAAAAATCAAGATTGGATAAACGAGTATAAAAAGGGCGTTGAACCGATTGAGGTGGGTAAATTTTATGTCCGCCCTAGCTGGTGCGAGAGCAGGGCAGGGCTAATCGATATTTTAATCGATCCAGCACTCGCCTTTGGCTCAGGGCACCACGAGAGCACAAATATGTGTTTGCAAATTTTAAGCGAGATTACCAAAGAGGGCGCAAAAGCCCTTGATGTAGGCTGTGGAAGCGGAATTTTAAGTATCGCGATGAAAAAGCTTGGCGCAAATGTCAGCGCGTGCGATACTGACGAGCAAGCCACTGATGCTAGCGTGCAAAATGCGCAAAAAAACGGCGTGAGCTTGGATAAAATTTGGACAGGAAGTATCGCAGGAGCGGGCGAAAAATATGATTTAGTCGTAGCAAACATAATCGCTGATGTGATTTTGATACTAGCCAGCGATTTGAAAAACGCGCTAAATCCTGGCGCACACCTCGTGCTTTCTGGAATTTTAGAAAATTACAAAGATAGAATAAAATCTGCATTTTCGGATTTGCGCTTCGTGAAAATGGAGCAAAAAAACGAGTGGTGTAGCTTTGTTTATGAGAAAGGTGAAAATGAATAA